A single Saccharolobus shibatae B12 DNA region contains:
- a CDS encoding cupin domain-containing protein, translating to MVDYFVSNIREIKMDRVSVNGSKNAFIQWLVTKENGSNYAVRKFTLLKDGIIPMHIHKYQETVVVTKGKCKVCVSDKVYELKEGDYIFINSNVKHAIINESDQLEFFCIIDYPDDMSIITLNEDCNKK from the coding sequence ATGGTTGACTATTTTGTTTCAAATATCAGGGAAATAAAAATGGATAGGGTGTCAGTCAATGGTTCCAAAAACGCGTTCATTCAATGGTTAGTTACTAAAGAAAATGGTTCTAACTACGCTGTGAGAAAGTTCACACTATTGAAGGATGGAATTATACCAATGCATATTCACAAGTACCAAGAGACTGTTGTTGTAACTAAGGGGAAATGTAAGGTTTGCGTGAGCGATAAAGTTTACGAGTTAAAGGAGGGTGACTACATTTTTATAAACTCTAACGTGAAACACGCAATTATTAATGAGAGTGATCAATTGGAGTTCTTCTGTATAATTGATTATCCAGATGACATGAGTATAATCACGTTAAATGAGGATTGTAATAAGAAGTAG
- a CDS encoding GH12 family glycosyl hydrolase domain-containing protein — protein MIMNKLYIIIVPIIVIIVVGTIGGAIYLHHQSPNVKTSSITFTTNETTTSMSITTNTVPTTVTSTVSSIPQLIYVTSSASSPTPVYLNNSTVPLFYLEVNMWNAKTWNGNYTMVFNSLTRTLSVSFNLTQVNPLQWTNGYPEIYVGRKPWDTSYAGNIFPMRIGNMTPFMVSFYINLTKLDPSINFDIASDAWIVRPQIAFSPGTAPGNGDIEIMVWLFSQNLQPAGQQVGEVVIPIYINHTLVNATFQVWEMKSVPWGGWEYIAFRPDGWKVTNGYVAYEPNLFIKALTNFTSYNITNYYLTDWEFGTEWGTMTSNGTAYFSWTISNFSETLL, from the coding sequence ATTATAATGAATAAATTATATATCATTATAGTTCCAATAATTGTAATAATAGTTGTGGGCACAATTGGTGGAGCTATTTACCTACACCATCAGTCACCTAATGTCAAAACATCATCGATTACTTTCACCACTAACGAAACCACAACTTCAATGAGCATAACAACCAATACCGTACCTACGACAGTAACGTCAACTGTATCCTCTATTCCTCAGCTAATCTATGTTACATCCTCTGCTAGTTCACCAACTCCAGTTTATCTAAATAACTCAACTGTACCGTTATTTTATCTTGAAGTGAACATGTGGAATGCTAAAACTTGGAATGGCAACTATACCATGGTTTTTAACTCACTTACTCGTACGCTCTCTGTTAGTTTCAACTTAACCCAAGTTAATCCATTACAGTGGACTAATGGCTATCCGGAAATTTACGTGGGCAGAAAACCCTGGGATACTTCATATGCAGGTAACATATTCCCAATGAGGATAGGCAATATGACACCGTTTATGGTATCGTTTTACATAAACTTAACTAAGCTAGACCCGTCAATAAATTTCGATATTGCGTCTGACGCTTGGATAGTTAGGCCTCAAATAGCATTTAGTCCCGGAACTGCTCCAGGTAATGGAGATATTGAGATAATGGTCTGGTTATTTAGTCAGAATTTACAGCCTGCTGGGCAACAAGTTGGAGAAGTAGTAATCCCAATATATATTAATCACACTCTTGTCAACGCTACTTTTCAAGTGTGGGAGATGAAGAGCGTCCCGTGGGGAGGTTGGGAGTACATAGCATTTAGACCAGATGGCTGGAAAGTCACAAATGGGTACGTCGCATATGAGCCCAACTTGTTCATCAAAGCGTTAACTAATTTCACAAGCTACAACATTACAAACTATTACTTAACGGATTGGGAGTTCGGTACGGAATGGGGAACAATGACTTCCAATGGTACAGCCTACTTCTCATGGACAATATCGAATTTCTCTGAAACTCTCCTCTAA
- a CDS encoding ATP-binding protein has product MSFQNPWWVDKNRILEDEHVKRAKVIVPPIDESALILGPRQVGKTTFLKTTIKTLLEREDPRSILFFSCDAFSRKEELIGLVNEYRTLVNREKSAYIFLDEITSVSDWNTALLHLFNAGYFNNSLVYVTGSSSINLRKEMLPGRSIKKYVFYPLNFRVYFNIFYKKLIQDHVKVDEKDELYENALKLLPYISELNKALLEYVRRGGFFATSFSENPLSLYEAYKDAILSEFLKTERKESVFKVIIRKIIESYGSRISENTIAKDVNVSHTTIGDYLDVLEKLFIIRTFRKIEGGGKTNYRSLKKVYFIDPFFFRVMKIYSVGKDIDDDEMPLIVEGIVGEHLAREYKEVGYLHFKSGKEVDFSVGNVKVEVKWREKERNRYNNVDYVLTIDEFKKSDEQLTLPVSIFLYLISSDKFFYELT; this is encoded by the coding sequence ATGAGCTTTCAAAACCCTTGGTGGGTTGATAAGAATAGGATACTTGAAGATGAACACGTGAAAAGGGCTAAGGTTATAGTACCACCAATCGATGAGAGTGCTTTAATATTAGGACCTAGGCAAGTGGGTAAAACTACTTTCCTAAAAACTACCATAAAGACCTTGCTTGAGAGAGAAGACCCTAGGTCAATTCTCTTCTTCTCTTGTGACGCGTTTTCCAGGAAGGAGGAGTTAATAGGTTTAGTTAACGAGTACAGAACGTTAGTCAATAGGGAGAAAAGTGCGTACATATTTTTAGATGAAATAACTTCAGTGAGCGATTGGAATACAGCTTTGCTACACTTGTTCAATGCTGGTTACTTTAATAACTCATTGGTTTACGTCACTGGTTCTTCCTCTATAAATTTGAGGAAAGAGATGCTACCGGGGAGATCCATAAAGAAGTACGTGTTTTACCCCTTAAATTTTAGAGTTTATTTCAACATCTTTTATAAAAAATTAATACAAGATCACGTGAAAGTTGACGAGAAGGATGAACTTTACGAAAACGCTTTGAAGCTTTTACCATATATTTCAGAGTTAAACAAGGCTTTATTGGAATACGTTAGGCGAGGGGGTTTCTTCGCAACTTCATTTTCCGAAAACCCATTATCGCTTTATGAGGCTTATAAGGACGCAATACTTTCAGAGTTTTTAAAGACTGAGAGGAAGGAGAGTGTGTTTAAGGTAATTATTAGGAAAATAATTGAGAGCTACGGAAGTAGGATTTCTGAAAACACTATTGCCAAAGACGTTAACGTTTCCCACACTACTATTGGCGATTACTTAGACGTTTTGGAGAAGTTGTTCATTATAAGGACTTTTAGGAAGATAGAGGGAGGGGGAAAGACTAATTATAGGAGTTTGAAGAAGGTGTATTTCATAGACCCCTTCTTCTTTAGGGTAATGAAGATTTATAGTGTTGGAAAAGACATTGATGATGATGAGATGCCTTTGATCGTTGAGGGAATTGTTGGTGAGCATTTGGCAAGGGAATACAAAGAGGTTGGTTATTTGCACTTCAAGAGCGGTAAGGAGGTTGACTTCTCTGTTGGTAATGTAAAAGTTGAGGTTAAGTGGAGAGAGAAAGAGAGGAATAGATATAACAACGTGGACTACGTTTTAACTATTGATGAGTTTAAGAAAAGTGATGAGCAATTAACTTTGCCAGTCTCAATTTTCCTCTATTTAATCTCCTCTGATAAGTTCTTTTACGAGTTAACGTAA
- a CDS encoding MBL fold metallo-hydrolase gives MVKIGKVRIMELLELEFFGTILNHNISVIEYGPCGGLMMIDTGLPGYLDQIESYLKTWGYSLEDISDIVITHWHHDHAGNAMAIKRISDAKIYAHVDELENLENPPKYNIIYSDELGIPFSVFKKTMDRINNLHYESVKVDVALKGGEYLGGFKVIHVPGHTKGHIALFDGKYLIVGDAIRNVRNTLSPPLRIFSWNYELAVKSFNYLVSLPYTVLIPFHGDIVIRNF, from the coding sequence ATGGTTAAGATCGGTAAGGTTAGGATAATGGAGTTGTTAGAACTTGAATTTTTCGGTACAATACTTAATCACAATATATCCGTTATTGAGTATGGTCCTTGTGGGGGATTAATGATGATTGACACTGGTTTACCGGGATATCTCGATCAGATTGAGTCCTATCTTAAGACATGGGGTTATTCCTTGGAGGATATTTCGGATATTGTAATAACGCATTGGCACCACGATCACGCTGGGAACGCCATGGCAATAAAGAGAATAAGTGATGCTAAAATTTACGCCCATGTGGATGAGTTGGAGAATTTGGAAAATCCTCCAAAATACAACATCATATATAGTGATGAATTAGGCATTCCTTTCTCAGTCTTTAAGAAGACCATGGATAGGATTAACAACTTACATTATGAATCCGTTAAGGTTGATGTTGCATTAAAAGGTGGTGAGTATTTGGGAGGGTTTAAGGTTATACACGTCCCAGGACATACAAAGGGGCATATCGCCTTATTTGACGGTAAGTATTTGATAGTTGGTGATGCTATTAGGAACGTTAGAAATACGTTATCACCACCCCTTAGAATATTCTCTTGGAATTACGAATTGGCGGTGAAGTCGTTCAATTATTTAGTATCGCTTCCCTATACTGTACTAATACCATTTCACGGTGATATCGTAATTAGGAATTTTTAG
- a CDS encoding alpha/beta hydrolase family protein, which translates to MMKSLVLHGKNSSPDKVEWLAKPLRKFGEVIVPEFEIEVKEGVEKALTYDFDCIAGHSRGGLIALITAALKGKCVIAVSAPSDRRKQREYLSKFPPGTIQYNIYQDLLKMPEYEFDYSSLKYADKLKKVLLIHGEKDEIVLKEHSVTLCEMIKNHDGDCELYIVPEMKHTPLGQQYHVIWNTIENWIKRKVL; encoded by the coding sequence ATGATGAAAAGCCTAGTACTCCACGGCAAGAACTCCTCACCAGACAAAGTGGAATGGTTGGCGAAACCACTTAGGAAGTTTGGGGAAGTGATTGTACCAGAATTCGAGATTGAGGTGAAAGAAGGTGTGGAAAAGGCTTTAACTTACGATTTCGATTGCATAGCTGGCCATTCTAGGGGAGGATTAATTGCGTTAATTACCGCAGCGTTAAAGGGGAAGTGTGTAATTGCAGTCTCAGCACCTTCAGATAGGAGAAAACAAAGGGAATACCTATCGAAGTTCCCTCCTGGGACAATACAGTATAACATCTATCAGGACTTGCTCAAGATGCCGGAATACGAGTTTGACTACTCATCCCTCAAATATGCTGACAAGTTGAAAAAGGTACTTTTAATACACGGTGAAAAAGACGAAATAGTTTTGAAAGAGCATTCAGTTACGCTATGTGAAATGATAAAGAACCACGATGGTGATTGTGAGCTATACATCGTTCCAGAAATGAAGCATACACCATTAGGACAGCAGTATCACGTTATATGGAACACCATAGAGAATTGGATAAAAAGGAAAGTATTGTAA
- the cpsA gene encoding carboxypeptidase CpsA, translating into MDLVEKLKNDVKEIEDWIIQIRRKIHENPELSYKEYSTSKLVAETLRKLGIEVEEGVGLPTAVVGRIRGNKPGKTVALRADMDALPVEETSDVEFKSKVKGVMHACGHDTHVAMLLGGAYLLVKNKDLISGEIRLIFQPAEEDGGLGGAKPMIEAGVMNGVDYVFGIHISSSYPSGVFATRKGPIMATPDAFKIIVHGKGGHGSAPHETIDPIFISLQIANAIYGITARQIDPVQPFVISITTIHSGTKDNIIPDDAEMQGTIRSLDENVRSKAKDYMRRIVSSICGIYGATCEVKFMEDVYPITVNNPEVTDEVMKILSSISTVVETEPVLGAEDFSRFLQKAPGTYFFLGTRNEKKGCIYPNHSSKFCVDEDVLKLGALAHALLAIKFSNK; encoded by the coding sequence ATGGATTTAGTCGAGAAGTTGAAGAATGACGTGAAGGAAATAGAGGATTGGATAATTCAAATTAGGAGGAAAATTCATGAGAACCCTGAACTTTCCTATAAAGAGTATAGTACCTCTAAACTAGTGGCAGAAACGTTAAGGAAATTGGGAATAGAAGTAGAGGAGGGCGTTGGATTACCCACTGCAGTAGTTGGTAGGATTAGGGGAAATAAACCTGGGAAGACAGTTGCCTTAAGAGCGGATATGGATGCCCTCCCAGTAGAGGAGACTAGTGACGTAGAGTTCAAGTCCAAGGTTAAAGGGGTAATGCACGCGTGTGGTCATGACACTCACGTAGCAATGCTCTTAGGTGGAGCTTATCTCTTGGTTAAAAATAAAGATTTAATCAGTGGAGAAATTAGGTTAATATTTCAGCCTGCAGAGGAGGATGGAGGATTAGGAGGAGCGAAACCGATGATAGAGGCTGGAGTTATGAACGGTGTAGATTACGTATTTGGTATACATATATCGAGTAGTTATCCGTCAGGAGTCTTCGCAACTAGAAAAGGTCCAATAATGGCTACACCAGACGCATTCAAGATTATAGTTCACGGAAAAGGCGGTCACGGTTCTGCTCCTCATGAGACTATAGACCCAATTTTCATATCCTTACAAATAGCTAACGCAATTTACGGTATAACGGCTAGGCAAATCGACCCAGTTCAACCCTTCGTCATATCCATAACTACAATACATTCTGGGACAAAGGATAATATAATACCAGATGACGCTGAAATGCAGGGAACGATTAGAAGTCTAGACGAGAATGTTAGAAGTAAGGCTAAGGATTACATGAGGAGAATAGTATCATCAATATGCGGAATTTATGGTGCAACTTGTGAGGTCAAATTCATGGAGGACGTCTATCCAATTACAGTAAATAACCCAGAAGTGACTGATGAGGTGATGAAAATTCTATCTTCAATATCCACAGTTGTTGAGACTGAGCCAGTTCTAGGAGCTGAGGATTTCTCTAGGTTCCTACAGAAAGCTCCAGGTACGTATTTCTTCTTAGGAACTAGAAATGAGAAGAAAGGTTGCATATATCCCAACCATAGCTCTAAGTTCTGCGTAGATGAGGATGTGTTGAAGCTAGGTGCTTTAGCCCACGCATTATTGGCAATAAAGTTCAGCAACAAATAA
- a CDS encoding dihydrolipoyl dehydrogenase, producing the protein MKYDVVVIGAGGAGYHGAFRLAKAKYNVLMADPKGELGGNCLFSGCVPSKTVREVIQTAWRLTNMANVKIPLDFSAVQDRKDYVQELRFKQHKKNMSQYETLTFYKGYVKIKDPTHVIVKTDDGKEIEADTSYMIIASGAETAKPRFPGVEYCLTSDDIFGYKTSFRKLPQDMVIIGAGYIGLEIASMFRLMGVQTHIIEMLDRALITLEDQDIVNTLLSILKLDIKFNSPVTEVKKIKDDEYEVIYSTKDGSKKGVFTNSVVLAAGRRPVIPEGAREIGLSINKTGIVVDETMKTNIPNIFATGDANGLAPYYHAAVRMSIAAASNIMANGMPVDYVDVKSIPVTIYTIPSLSYVGILPSKARRMGIEIVEAEYNMEEDVAAQIYGQREGVLKLIFERGSMRLIGAWMIGVHSQYLINELGLAVAYGLNAKQLANFAEQHPSTNEIISYTARKVI; encoded by the coding sequence ATGAAATATGATGTAGTTGTTATAGGAGCCGGAGGAGCCGGATATCATGGGGCCTTCAGGCTTGCAAAGGCAAAATACAACGTATTAATGGCTGATCCCAAAGGTGAATTAGGAGGGAATTGCCTGTTTAGTGGATGTGTACCCTCTAAGACAGTTAGAGAAGTGATACAAACAGCCTGGAGACTTACAAACATGGCTAACGTAAAGATTCCCCTGGATTTTTCAGCTGTTCAAGATCGCAAAGATTACGTTCAAGAGTTGAGGTTCAAACAGCATAAGAAGAACATGTCCCAATACGAAACCCTAACCTTCTATAAGGGCTACGTTAAGATTAAGGATCCAACTCACGTGATAGTTAAAACGGATGATGGAAAGGAAATTGAGGCTGATACTAGTTATATGATAATAGCCAGTGGTGCTGAAACCGCTAAACCGAGGTTCCCTGGCGTTGAATACTGTTTAACAAGCGACGATATATTTGGGTATAAAACGTCATTTAGAAAGCTACCCCAAGACATGGTGATCATAGGGGCTGGGTATATAGGGCTCGAAATTGCGTCAATGTTTAGATTAATGGGCGTACAAACTCACATTATAGAAATGCTAGATAGAGCCTTAATAACGCTTGAGGATCAAGATATCGTCAATACTTTGCTATCAATACTTAAACTTGACATAAAGTTCAACTCTCCCGTAACTGAAGTTAAGAAGATTAAGGATGACGAATACGAAGTAATTTACTCTACCAAGGACGGTTCCAAAAAGGGCGTTTTCACAAACTCAGTAGTCTTAGCTGCTGGGAGAAGACCGGTTATCCCAGAAGGGGCAAGGGAAATAGGACTTTCAATAAACAAGACTGGGATAGTTGTTGACGAGACAATGAAGACTAACATTCCAAATATTTTCGCAACAGGAGATGCAAATGGTTTAGCCCCATATTATCACGCGGCGGTGAGAATGAGTATAGCTGCAGCAAGCAACATAATGGCTAATGGAATGCCAGTGGATTATGTGGACGTTAAGAGCATACCAGTAACGATATACACGATTCCTTCACTATCCTATGTTGGAATATTACCTAGTAAGGCTAGAAGAATGGGTATTGAAATAGTTGAGGCGGAATACAACATGGAAGAGGATGTGGCAGCGCAAATCTACGGACAGAGAGAGGGCGTACTTAAGCTAATATTTGAAAGGGGAAGTATGAGGTTAATCGGAGCTTGGATGATTGGAGTCCACTCTCAATACTTAATTAACGAATTGGGATTGGCAGTAGCTTATGGACTAAACGCTAAACAGCTTGCTAATTTCGCTGAGCAACATCCATCTACGAACGAGATTATATCTTATACGGCTAGGAAAGTCATATAA
- a CDS encoding GH116 family glycosyl hydrolase yields MVKYTDKDRIVAGVPLGGIGTGKLEIDNKVRIVNVTIRNNWGNPIKLLRGFHVFIKPKDKRGFLFQKDGGIYKVSEFPGEILYEGKYPIVKVMGKINEVEVELEAFSPIIANDLKNSSLPAIGISLKVKGIKEGKVAISFPNIVGSVSIGRVNESIKNGVIHKNLKANDYDPAKGNTTLISNNVSDIITQYNLKRKPSETMNFWLSQYENEEPWVKLDRGEEIEDNPHEVTGHRDDPASIIISEGEEMRYVFAWYFNGKHVFYPYGHYYENFFKDSSEIAKYFLDNFDHLRKDIFHNIVNVKEEWLRDAIINGSYILSSNTWLDEKGRFAIYEAPQNCPYLGTIGTCYEFGSLPVILMFPELEKSFLKILISYVRNDGYVPHDLGFHSLDSPIDGTTSPPKWKDMNPNLVLLVYRYFKFTNDIDFLKEVYPTIVKVMDWELRQCRDGLPFMEGEMDNAFDATIIRGHDSYTSSLFIASLIAMREIARLVGHSNYVTFIEEKLSIAREAFRKMFNGKYFKAWDGVDKVSFLAQVYGEWFTTILGLEDIVDENMVKSALESIVRLNGNASPYCVPNLVDESGKIVNLSVQTHSSWPRLVFAICWLAYKKGVINDLSFCKKEWDNLVRNGMVWDQPSRINGYTGKPEINYLDHYIGSPSVWSFLF; encoded by the coding sequence ATGGTTAAATACACCGACAAGGATAGGATAGTGGCTGGAGTTCCACTGGGAGGAATTGGCACTGGAAAACTGGAAATCGACAACAAGGTGAGAATAGTCAACGTTACGATAAGGAATAATTGGGGTAATCCCATTAAGCTTTTAAGAGGATTTCACGTATTCATAAAACCTAAAGACAAGAGGGGATTCCTTTTCCAAAAGGACGGTGGAATATATAAGGTAAGTGAGTTTCCAGGGGAAATTCTTTATGAAGGAAAATATCCAATTGTCAAAGTAATGGGAAAGATTAATGAAGTTGAAGTGGAATTGGAAGCGTTTTCGCCAATAATCGCCAATGACTTGAAGAACTCATCCTTACCTGCAATAGGAATTAGTTTAAAAGTTAAGGGTATTAAGGAAGGAAAGGTAGCAATATCCTTCCCAAACATCGTTGGTAGTGTGAGTATTGGGAGGGTAAATGAAAGTATAAAGAATGGCGTTATTCATAAGAACTTAAAGGCAAACGATTACGATCCGGCAAAGGGAAATACTACGTTAATATCAAACAACGTGAGTGATATTATAACGCAATATAACCTTAAGAGGAAACCAAGCGAGACGATGAACTTTTGGCTATCACAATACGAAAACGAGGAGCCTTGGGTTAAATTGGATAGGGGAGAGGAAATTGAGGACAATCCTCACGAGGTAACTGGTCATAGGGATGATCCGGCAAGTATTATAATATCAGAAGGGGAGGAAATGAGATATGTGTTTGCGTGGTATTTTAATGGTAAACACGTCTTTTACCCCTATGGGCATTACTATGAGAACTTCTTTAAGGATTCCTCAGAAATTGCGAAATATTTCTTGGACAACTTTGATCACTTGAGAAAGGACATATTTCACAATATTGTAAATGTGAAGGAGGAGTGGTTAAGGGATGCAATAATAAATGGTTCATATATTCTATCCTCCAATACTTGGTTAGATGAGAAGGGTAGATTTGCAATTTATGAAGCACCGCAGAATTGCCCATATTTAGGTACAATTGGTACCTGTTATGAGTTTGGCTCCCTACCAGTGATTTTAATGTTCCCAGAGTTGGAGAAGTCGTTTTTGAAAATATTGATTAGTTACGTAAGGAATGATGGTTATGTCCCCCACGATTTGGGTTTTCACTCCTTGGATTCTCCCATTGATGGTACTACTTCTCCACCAAAGTGGAAGGACATGAATCCGAACTTAGTACTATTGGTTTATAGGTACTTTAAGTTCACTAACGATATCGACTTTTTGAAAGAGGTTTACCCAACCATAGTTAAGGTTATGGATTGGGAGTTAAGACAGTGTAGAGACGGCTTGCCCTTCATGGAAGGAGAAATGGATAACGCATTTGACGCTACCATAATTAGGGGCCATGATAGTTACACCTCTTCACTTTTCATAGCCTCTTTGATTGCGATGAGGGAGATAGCAAGGTTAGTTGGTCATAGTAATTATGTTACCTTCATTGAGGAGAAGTTAAGTATTGCTAGAGAAGCTTTTAGGAAAATGTTCAACGGTAAGTATTTCAAGGCATGGGACGGTGTTGATAAAGTCTCATTTCTCGCCCAAGTATATGGGGAGTGGTTTACAACCATATTGGGATTGGAGGATATTGTGGATGAGAATATGGTTAAAAGCGCTTTGGAAAGTATCGTAAGGCTTAACGGTAATGCGTCACCCTATTGCGTTCCTAACCTAGTTGATGAAAGTGGTAAGATAGTTAATTTAAGCGTCCAAACCCACTCCTCTTGGCCTAGACTAGTATTTGCCATTTGTTGGTTGGCTTATAAGAAGGGTGTTATTAACGATTTGAGTTTTTGCAAGAAGGAGTGGGATAACCTAGTGAGGAACGGTATGGTATGGGATCAGCCATCGAGGATTAATGGATATACTGGGAAGCCTGAAATTAACTATCTAGATCACTACATAGGTAGTCCTAGTGTTTGGAGCTTTTTATTCTAA
- a CDS encoding glycosyltransferase, translating to MISIIIPAFNEEKRIGKTLEKISSTLPNAEVVVVFDGHDNTPEVVKKFSAKLIKSESRLGKGGALKKGINESNFQRVLLLDADFPITEEELDKILNTDADLVIPKRKIVGMPLKRRFLHKAFIIITKIFFPSLVKFSDFQAGVKLVNREKVSNILDELIINDLLFDVNLIYAFKRRHYKVKEIEINYIHDESDSKISKKLIKVIVMMFLSLIKLRVYYSPFRKILYTNTYLKAQDYILRKLR from the coding sequence TTGATCTCAATTATCATACCGGCATTCAATGAGGAAAAGAGAATTGGTAAGACGTTGGAGAAGATATCATCAACACTACCTAATGCTGAAGTAGTTGTAGTATTTGATGGACATGATAACACGCCAGAGGTGGTTAAGAAATTTTCTGCAAAACTCATAAAAAGTGAGAGCAGACTTGGTAAAGGGGGGGCGCTAAAGAAAGGAATCAATGAAAGCAATTTCCAGAGAGTTTTGTTATTAGATGCCGATTTTCCAATTACAGAGGAGGAATTAGATAAAATATTAAATACTGACGCTGATTTAGTCATACCTAAGAGGAAAATTGTTGGTATGCCGTTAAAGAGGAGGTTCCTACACAAGGCATTTATAATAATTACGAAGATATTCTTTCCATCGCTAGTGAAATTTTCAGACTTCCAAGCTGGTGTTAAATTAGTAAATAGGGAAAAGGTTTCAAATATATTAGATGAGTTGATAATTAATGATCTTTTGTTCGATGTTAACTTAATTTACGCATTTAAGCGTAGACATTATAAAGTTAAGGAAATTGAAATAAATTACATTCATGACGAGAGCGATAGTAAGATATCTAAAAAGTTAATAAAAGTTATAGTTATGATGTTCCTCTCCTTGATAAAATTGAGAGTATATTATTCTCCCTTTAGAAAAATCCTATATACGAATACGTATCTTAAGGCACAAGACTACATTTTACGAAAGCTTAGATAG
- a CDS encoding radical SAM/SPASM domain-containing protein: MTLSKFNLFIDNILFNTLTGYAIRLDSWEIEKLRKGVVPEHLKDIIEEGFSAIDEELDEEIEKFLRKPIMEPTLVLTYNCNFDCIYCFQKGFRKNVSVSDKVTRGFVNYIRKNERGRKVRVTYFGGEPLLQLRKIEEISRELSDLKYSFSVVTNGSLLTRKIAERLIPLGLTHAQITLDGPKEVHDKRRFFIGGKGSFDVIMKNLKEVQDMVKVVLRINIDVKNLNEIEELLDELKREGINKVRLDPHLVHSNMFRNEWWDFTISSKAEGEVLVKFWEITRKYGFEVPEDVFRLGLCVAYSNEDIVVDPEGNIYPCWAFTGNPLYVKGKLEEDGSVKVTNKSLWWKVKIENKCKSCPFLPLCMGGCKFLATINGDDCKREAYEKIVRLIRWVMG, from the coding sequence ATGACCCTCTCTAAGTTCAACCTTTTTATTGACAATATTCTTTTTAACACTCTTACTGGATACGCGATTAGGCTAGATTCATGGGAGATTGAGAAGTTAAGGAAAGGAGTTGTGCCAGAACATTTAAAGGATATAATAGAGGAAGGTTTTTCCGCTATAGATGAGGAGTTAGATGAGGAAATTGAAAAGTTTTTAAGGAAACCCATTATGGAACCCACTCTCGTACTAACTTATAATTGTAATTTCGATTGTATCTACTGTTTCCAAAAAGGGTTTAGAAAAAACGTTTCGGTATCGGACAAGGTTACAAGGGGTTTCGTAAACTACATTAGGAAGAACGAGAGAGGTAGGAAGGTAAGGGTAACATACTTTGGTGGAGAACCGCTCTTACAGCTTAGGAAAATAGAGGAGATCTCTAGGGAATTGTCTGACCTGAAGTACTCCTTTAGTGTAGTGACTAACGGTTCTCTTTTAACTAGGAAAATAGCGGAAAGACTTATTCCACTAGGGTTAACACACGCACAAATAACGTTGGATGGGCCAAAAGAGGTTCACGATAAGAGAAGGTTCTTCATAGGAGGTAAGGGTTCGTTTGACGTAATAATGAAGAATCTAAAGGAGGTACAAGATATGGTAAAGGTCGTGCTAAGGATAAACATTGATGTTAAGAACTTGAACGAAATAGAGGAGCTATTAGATGAGTTGAAAAGGGAGGGAATAAATAAAGTGAGATTAGACCCGCATTTGGTTCATTCAAACATGTTCAGAAACGAGTGGTGGGATTTCACAATTTCCAGTAAGGCTGAGGGAGAAGTTTTGGTCAAGTTCTGGGAGATTACTAGGAAGTATGGATTTGAGGTACCAGAGGACGTGTTTAGGTTAGGGTTATGTGTAGCTTACTCAAATGAAGATATCGTTGTTGACCCAGAGGGAAACATTTATCCTTGCTGGGCTTTCACTGGAAATCCGCTTTACGTTAAGGGTAAGTTGGAAGAGGACGGGAGTGTAAAAGTAACTAATAAGTCGTTGTGGTGGAAGGTTAAAATTGAGAATAAGTGTAAATCGTGTCCGTTTTTGCCCTTATGCATGGGTGGTTGTAAGTTCCTAGCAACTATTAATGGGGATGATTGTAAGAGAGAGGCGTACGAAAAGATCGTTAGGTTAATACGTTGGGTGATGGGTTAA